A stretch of Besnoitia besnoiti strain Bb-Ger1 chromosome V, whole genome shotgun sequence DNA encodes these proteins:
- a CDS encoding hypothetical protein (encoded by transcript BESB_060110), which yields MFLSRLLRMEVPVPHFNKDRFFRRFNMMEMDRARFYYWNLFSIAVTALPIAYMFTANYRFCEESVMLSERSQGGQLPAQVDKGLFNSEKLAR from the exons AtgtttctctcgcgtctcctccgcatGGAGGTGCCCGTTCCGCATTTCAACAAGGACCGATTTTTCAGAAGG TTCAACATGATGGAGATGGATCGCGCCCGGTTCTACTACTGGAACTTATTCAGCATTGCCGTTACGGCGCTCCCCATTGCATACATGTTTACG GCGAACTATCGTTTCTGCGAAGAGTCGGTGATGCTCTCAGAGCGCAGTCAGGGCGGCCAGTTGCCCGCGCAAGTTGATAAGGGTCTGTTCAACTCAGAGAAGCTGGCTCGATGA